Proteins encoded within one genomic window of Oryza brachyantha chromosome 7, ObraRS2, whole genome shotgun sequence:
- the LOC102703697 gene encoding probable UDP-arabinose 4-epimerase 1 produces the protein MLPTSRSRPQQRPATARSWSFISDMDFSDPKRKPRYLSKILMVALLTAMCVVMLTQPPCHRRAPSVFSVHEPGITHVLVTGGAGYIGSHAALRLLKDSFRVTIVDNLSRGNMGAIKVLQNLFPEPGRLQFIYADLGDPKVVNRIFAENAFDAVMHFAAVAYVGESTLEPLRYYHNITSNTLVVLEAMAAHNVRTLIYSSTCATYGEPEKMPITEETPQFPINPYGKAKKMAEDIILDFSKSKKADMAVMILRYFNVIGSDPEGRLGEAPRPELREHGRISGACFDAALGIIPGLKVKGTDYETPDGTCVRDYIDVTDLVDAHVKALNKAERGKVGIYNVGTGKGRSVKEFVEACKKATGVDIKVDYFPRRPGDYAEVYSDPARINSELNWTAQHTDLLESLKVAWTWQKKHRSGYGPPQAMVL, from the exons ATGCTTCCCACCAGCAGGAGCAGGCCCCAGCAGAGGCCTGCCACTGCCAGATCTTGGTCATTCATCTCAG ACATGGATTTCTCTGATCCGAAGCGCAAGCCGCGGTACCTCAGCAAGATACTCATGGTGGCACTGCTCACAGCCATGTGCGTCGTCATGCTCACCCAGCCGCCCTGCCATAGGAGAGCTCCCAGTgtg TTCTCCGTCCATGAACCCGGGATCACTCATGTCCTGGTGACCGGTGGCGCTGGCTATATCGGTTCGCACGCCGCGCTTCGGCTGCTGAAAGATTCATTCAGAGTCACCATAGTG GATAATCTTTCAAGAGGAAATATGGGGGCAATCAAGGTTCTTCAGAACTTGTTTCCAGAGCCTGGGCGGTTGCAGTTCATATATGCTGATTTAGGCGACCCGAAAGTT GTTAATAGAATATTTGCAGAAAATGCATTTGATGCTGTCATGCattttgctgctgttgcttATGTTGGTGAGAGCACACTTGAGCCTCTGAG GTACTATCATAACATCACCTCAAACACTTTAGTTGTGCTAGAAGCTATGGCAGCACACAATGTGAGAACCCTGATCTACTCTAGCACATGTGCCACCTATGGAGAACCTGAGAAGATGCCTATCACTGAAGAAACTCCTCAG TTTCCGATCAATCCGTATGGTAAGGCCAAGAAGATGGCAGAGGACatcattttggatttttccaAGTCCAAGAAGGCAGACATGGCCGTGATGATTCTAAG ATACTTCAATGTCATTGGTTCTGACCCCGAAGGAAGGCTTGGTGAGGCTCCGAGACCTGAATTACGGGAGCATGGCCGTATATCTGGTGCATGCTTTGATGCTGCACTGGGGATAATTCCTGGTTTGAAG GTTAAAGGTACCGACTATGAAACACCTGATGGTACTTGCGTAAGAGATTACATCGATGTCACTGACCTGGTTGACGCCCATGTGAAGGCGCTCAACAAGGCGGAAAGGGGCAAAGTTGGCATATACAATGTTGGCACCGGAAAAG GTAGGTCAGTGAAAGAGTTTGTAGAAGCTTGCAAGAAGGCAACAGGAGTTGACATCAAGGTTGACTACTTCCCTCGTCGACCTGGTGACTACGCCGAAGTGTACAGCGATCCTGCAAGGATCAACAGCGAGTTGAACTGGACGGCTCAGCACACTGATCTCCTGGAGAGCCTCAAGGTTGCCTGGACATGGCAGAAGAAGCACCGGAGCGGGTACGGGCCCCCTCAGGCCATGGTTTTGTGA
- the LOC102706862 gene encoding uncharacterized protein LOC102706862 isoform X1, which yields MDFYSDDSDPEIDEDLQKDLDALRQSCILSGNDPDAAIAQVSSCLATPAAAANGLSDDDDDEEEGEDDDLALVRSIRENLLLNKASPSSPLPRSICVWPPSDSEDEEDDLETLRAIQRRFSHYHTGTSSGSEINTKTEASKGGSDNLFANEHDDEFDVQTQNKEAITRTGFPNAALLLVDALKKNRACQKLIRRKMITIEAKIEENKDLRDRVKCLLDYQLSCRKAFGKILCQKEDPRVRLVSSRRPCAQSAKNKDKKTPALFLGPADNPHVSKYKMALKQFPMSLQKQPWSDAEKDKLAKGIKQQYQEALILDSMNNGSSTGDFSAVDMAYALTNTAGNFEMTPESLRSVLPLINWDKIAAMYLPGRSGAECESRWLNCDDPLINHNAWTAREEKRLLLTVQQQGMNNWINIAVALGTHRTPFQCLAHYQRSLNHCILNKDWSKEEDLQLQAAVNTFGTNWQLVSASMDGRTGNQCSNRWRKTLNPERSRVGRWSLDEDKRLMVAVKLFESASWNKIAQFIPGRTQSQCNERWRNVLDPDIDLGKWRPEEDSKLLASVDEFGPCWCKIAGAKIPHRTDNMCLRRWRRLCKDKLPSIKAAHQIKKAIFQSNFVDRETERPAIGPSDLMPIVCSKVGGIGDSTVSAQARKPRKSSRMPCENNILPSDTLNSSASVNLSLSESIDPEAVVNTTTSSSRRKSSSRSKSQFDENLAVSDDVNNSSNCSSGARKRKRSVAGNNQVAQKKIRGSNSGDNEAETMGCSISVNNEVAEKRTAKKRTRKVSFSGKEGEPKKRMKGSVSGVHEGATKRMRGSISTGNYGVVMKSKRAPSRKSAKENSKADSMTEGSVDKYSTSTRLADCMPFTRINGPSRVASHLCVSVGPLSNMVHSNGPSNDMSAIAISSGPDPTYVESSSIA from the exons ATGGATTTCTACTCCGACGACTCCGACCCGGAAATCGACGAGGACCTGCAGAAGGACCTCGACGCGCTGCGCCAATCCTGCATCCTCTCCGGGAACGACCCCGACGCCGCCATCGCGCAGGTCTCCTCCTGCCTTGccaccccggcggcggcggcgaatggGTTgtctgacgacgacgacgacgaggaggagggggaggacgaTGATCTGGCGCTCGTCCGTAGCATCCGGGAGAACCTCCTCCTCAACAAGGCCTCGCCCTCCTCGCCCCTGCCGCGCTCGATCTGCGTCTGGCCGCCATCCGACTCGGAGGACGAGGAAGACGACCTCGAGACGCTCCGCGCGATACAACGTCGCTTCTCGCACTACCACACCG GTACCTCCAGTGGGTCAGAGATAAACACAAAAACTGAGGCATCAAAGGGAGGGAGTGATAATCTTTTTGCAAATGAACATGATGACGAATTTGATGTGCAGACGCAAAATAAAGAGGCAATTACTCGAACTGGGTTTCCTAATGCTGCCCTGTTGTTAGTCGATGCTCTTAAGAAAAACAGAGCATGCCAGAAGTTAATTAGAAGGAAGATGATTACGATTGAAGcaaaaattgaagaaaataaGGATCTAAGGGATCGTGTAAAATGTCTTTTGGATTATCAATTAAGCTGCCGAAAAGCatttggcaaaattttgtGCCAAAAGGAGGATCCTCGTGTTAGATTGGTTTCCTCTCGGAGGCCATGTGCGCAATCAGCGAag AATAAAGATAAGAAGACTCCTGCATTATTTCTTGGCCCTGCAGATAACCCTCATGTTTCAAAGTACAAAATGGCACTGAAGCAATTCCCCATGTCGCTTCAAAAGCAACCGTGGTCAGATGCTGAGAAAGACAAACTTGCTAAAGGAATAAAGCAGCAATACCAAGAAGCACTGATTCTAGACTCGATGAATAATGGAAG TTCCACTGGTGACTTCAGTGCTGTAGATATGGCATATGCACTGACGAATACTGCTGGCAATTTTGAGATGACACCTGAAAGTCTCAGATCTGTCCTGCCATTAATAAACTGGGATAAAATAGCTGCAATGTACCTGCCTGGTCGATCTGGTGCTGAATGTGAATCGAG ATGGCTAAACTGTGACGATCCACTCATTAATCATAATGCCTGGACTGCTCGTGAGGAAAAAAGACTTTTACTAACTGTCCAACAGCAAGGGATGAATAACTGGATTAACATTGCAGTTGCATTGGGTACTCACAGGACACCTTTCCAGTGCCTTGCTCATTATCAGAGAAGTCTTAATCACTGCATATTGAATAAAGACTGGTCTAAGGAAGAAGATCTTCAACTTCAAGCAGCTGTCAACACCTTTGGTACCAACTGGCAGCTTGTGTCAGCTAGTATGGATGGTCGCACTGGCAATCAGTGCTCTAACAG ATGGAGAAAAACCTTAAATCCTGAAAGGTCAAGAGTGGGGAGATGGTCTCTTGATGAGGATAAACGTCTCATGGTAGCTGTGAAGTTGTTTGAGTCTGCCAGCTGGAATAAGATTGCTCAGTTCATTCCTGGTCGCACACAGAGCCAATGCAATGAAAG GTGGCGCAATGTTCTTGATCCAGATATAGATCTTGGTAAATGGAGACCTGAAGAAGACTCCAAACTATTGGCATCAGTTGATGAGTTTGGGCCTTGCTGGTGCAAGATTGCTGGCGCGAAGATTCCTCACCGTACTGACAATATGTGCCTGAG AAGATGGAGAAGGTTATGCAAAGATAAATTGCCTTCAATTAAAGCGGCACATCAAATAAAGAAAGCTATTTTTCAATCCAACTTTGTTGACAGAGAAACAGAGCGGCCTGCCATTGGACCCAGTGATTTAATGCCAATTGTTTGCTCCAAAGTTGGTGGAATTGGTGACAGCACTGTTAG TGCTCAAGCCAGGAAACCCCGAAAAAGTTCTAGGATGCCATGTGAGAACAATATACTGCCGAGTGACACATTAAATTCTTCAGCTTCTGTGAATTTATCTCTTTCTGAATCTATCGATCCTGAGGCTGTTGTAAACACAACCACATCAAGTTCAAGGAGGAAGTCATCTAG TAGATCAAAAAGTCAATTTGATGAAAATCTAGCTGTGTCTGATGATGTCAACAATTCTTCTAATTGTTCGAGTGGAGccaggaagagaaagagatcTGTTGCTGGCAATAATCAAGTtgcacaaaagaaaattagggGGTCAAACTCTGGTGATAATGAAGCTGAGACAATGGGATGTTCTATCAGTGTCAATAATGAGGTAGCTGAGAAACGCACAGCCAAGAAGCGAACAAGAAAGGTTTCTTTCTCTGGTAAAGAGGGAGAACCCAAAAAGAGAATGAAGGGCTCTGTATCTGGTGTCCATGAGGGAGCAACAAAACGAATGAGAGGTTCAATCTCTACTGGTAATTATGGTGTTGTAATGAAAAGCAAGAGAGCACCATCAAG GAAATCAGCCAAAGAGAACTCAAAAGCAGACAGCATGACTGAGGGGTCTGTGGACAAATATTCCACATCCACACGTCTTGCTGATTGCATGCCCTTCACCCGAATAAATGGACCGAGCAGGGTTGCAAGTCACTTATGTGTGAG TGTTGGGCCATTAAGCAACATGGTCCATTCAAATGGACCTTCTAATGACATGTCAGCTATCGCCATTTCTTCTGGACCAGATCCCACTTATGTTGAGAGCAGCAGCATTGCTTAA
- the LOC102706862 gene encoding uncharacterized protein LOC102706862 isoform X2 yields MDFYSDDSDPEIDEDLQKDLDALRQSCILSGNDPDAAIAQVSSCLATPAAAANGLSDDDDDEEEGEDDDLALVRSIRENLLLNKASPSSPLPRSICVWPPSDSEDEEDDLETLRAIQRRFSHYHTGTSSGSEINTKTEASKGGSDNLFANEHDDEFDVQTQNKEAITRTGFPNAALLLVDALKKNRACQKLIRRKMITIEAKIEENKDLRDRVKCLLDYQLSCRKAFGKILCQKEDPRVRLVSSRRPCAQSAKNKDKKTPALFLGPADNPHVSKYKMALKQFPMSLQKQPWSDAEKDKLAKGIKQQYQEALILDSMNNGSSTGDFSAVDMAYALTNTAGNFEMTPESLRSVLPLINWDKIAAMYLPGRSGAECESRWLNCDDPLINHNAWTAREEKRLLLTVQQQGMNNWINIAVALGTHRTPFQCLAHYQRSLNHCILNKDWSKEEDLQLQAAVNTFGTNWQLVSASMDGRTGNQCSNRWRKTLNPERSRVGRWSLDEDKRLMVAVKLFESASWNKIAQFIPGRTQSQCNERWRNVLDPDIDLGKWRPEEDSKLLASVDEFGPCWCKIAGAKIPHRTDNMCLRRWRRLCKDKLPSIKAAHQIKKAIFQSNFVDRETERPAIGPSDLMPIVCSKVGGIGDSTVSAQARKPRKSSRMPCENNILPSDTLNSSASVNLSLSESIDPEAVVNTTTSSSRRKSSRSKSQFDENLAVSDDVNNSSNCSSGARKRKRSVAGNNQVAQKKIRGSNSGDNEAETMGCSISVNNEVAEKRTAKKRTRKVSFSGKEGEPKKRMKGSVSGVHEGATKRMRGSISTGNYGVVMKSKRAPSRKSAKENSKADSMTEGSVDKYSTSTRLADCMPFTRINGPSRVASHLCVSVGPLSNMVHSNGPSNDMSAIAISSGPDPTYVESSSIA; encoded by the exons ATGGATTTCTACTCCGACGACTCCGACCCGGAAATCGACGAGGACCTGCAGAAGGACCTCGACGCGCTGCGCCAATCCTGCATCCTCTCCGGGAACGACCCCGACGCCGCCATCGCGCAGGTCTCCTCCTGCCTTGccaccccggcggcggcggcgaatggGTTgtctgacgacgacgacgacgaggaggagggggaggacgaTGATCTGGCGCTCGTCCGTAGCATCCGGGAGAACCTCCTCCTCAACAAGGCCTCGCCCTCCTCGCCCCTGCCGCGCTCGATCTGCGTCTGGCCGCCATCCGACTCGGAGGACGAGGAAGACGACCTCGAGACGCTCCGCGCGATACAACGTCGCTTCTCGCACTACCACACCG GTACCTCCAGTGGGTCAGAGATAAACACAAAAACTGAGGCATCAAAGGGAGGGAGTGATAATCTTTTTGCAAATGAACATGATGACGAATTTGATGTGCAGACGCAAAATAAAGAGGCAATTACTCGAACTGGGTTTCCTAATGCTGCCCTGTTGTTAGTCGATGCTCTTAAGAAAAACAGAGCATGCCAGAAGTTAATTAGAAGGAAGATGATTACGATTGAAGcaaaaattgaagaaaataaGGATCTAAGGGATCGTGTAAAATGTCTTTTGGATTATCAATTAAGCTGCCGAAAAGCatttggcaaaattttgtGCCAAAAGGAGGATCCTCGTGTTAGATTGGTTTCCTCTCGGAGGCCATGTGCGCAATCAGCGAag AATAAAGATAAGAAGACTCCTGCATTATTTCTTGGCCCTGCAGATAACCCTCATGTTTCAAAGTACAAAATGGCACTGAAGCAATTCCCCATGTCGCTTCAAAAGCAACCGTGGTCAGATGCTGAGAAAGACAAACTTGCTAAAGGAATAAAGCAGCAATACCAAGAAGCACTGATTCTAGACTCGATGAATAATGGAAG TTCCACTGGTGACTTCAGTGCTGTAGATATGGCATATGCACTGACGAATACTGCTGGCAATTTTGAGATGACACCTGAAAGTCTCAGATCTGTCCTGCCATTAATAAACTGGGATAAAATAGCTGCAATGTACCTGCCTGGTCGATCTGGTGCTGAATGTGAATCGAG ATGGCTAAACTGTGACGATCCACTCATTAATCATAATGCCTGGACTGCTCGTGAGGAAAAAAGACTTTTACTAACTGTCCAACAGCAAGGGATGAATAACTGGATTAACATTGCAGTTGCATTGGGTACTCACAGGACACCTTTCCAGTGCCTTGCTCATTATCAGAGAAGTCTTAATCACTGCATATTGAATAAAGACTGGTCTAAGGAAGAAGATCTTCAACTTCAAGCAGCTGTCAACACCTTTGGTACCAACTGGCAGCTTGTGTCAGCTAGTATGGATGGTCGCACTGGCAATCAGTGCTCTAACAG ATGGAGAAAAACCTTAAATCCTGAAAGGTCAAGAGTGGGGAGATGGTCTCTTGATGAGGATAAACGTCTCATGGTAGCTGTGAAGTTGTTTGAGTCTGCCAGCTGGAATAAGATTGCTCAGTTCATTCCTGGTCGCACACAGAGCCAATGCAATGAAAG GTGGCGCAATGTTCTTGATCCAGATATAGATCTTGGTAAATGGAGACCTGAAGAAGACTCCAAACTATTGGCATCAGTTGATGAGTTTGGGCCTTGCTGGTGCAAGATTGCTGGCGCGAAGATTCCTCACCGTACTGACAATATGTGCCTGAG AAGATGGAGAAGGTTATGCAAAGATAAATTGCCTTCAATTAAAGCGGCACATCAAATAAAGAAAGCTATTTTTCAATCCAACTTTGTTGACAGAGAAACAGAGCGGCCTGCCATTGGACCCAGTGATTTAATGCCAATTGTTTGCTCCAAAGTTGGTGGAATTGGTGACAGCACTGTTAG TGCTCAAGCCAGGAAACCCCGAAAAAGTTCTAGGATGCCATGTGAGAACAATATACTGCCGAGTGACACATTAAATTCTTCAGCTTCTGTGAATTTATCTCTTTCTGAATCTATCGATCCTGAGGCTGTTGTAAACACAACCACATCAAGTTCAAGGAGGAAGTCATCTAG ATCAAAAAGTCAATTTGATGAAAATCTAGCTGTGTCTGATGATGTCAACAATTCTTCTAATTGTTCGAGTGGAGccaggaagagaaagagatcTGTTGCTGGCAATAATCAAGTtgcacaaaagaaaattagggGGTCAAACTCTGGTGATAATGAAGCTGAGACAATGGGATGTTCTATCAGTGTCAATAATGAGGTAGCTGAGAAACGCACAGCCAAGAAGCGAACAAGAAAGGTTTCTTTCTCTGGTAAAGAGGGAGAACCCAAAAAGAGAATGAAGGGCTCTGTATCTGGTGTCCATGAGGGAGCAACAAAACGAATGAGAGGTTCAATCTCTACTGGTAATTATGGTGTTGTAATGAAAAGCAAGAGAGCACCATCAAG GAAATCAGCCAAAGAGAACTCAAAAGCAGACAGCATGACTGAGGGGTCTGTGGACAAATATTCCACATCCACACGTCTTGCTGATTGCATGCCCTTCACCCGAATAAATGGACCGAGCAGGGTTGCAAGTCACTTATGTGTGAG TGTTGGGCCATTAAGCAACATGGTCCATTCAAATGGACCTTCTAATGACATGTCAGCTATCGCCATTTCTTCTGGACCAGATCCCACTTATGTTGAGAGCAGCAGCATTGCTTAA